In Nymphaea colorata isolate Beijing-Zhang1983 chromosome 10, ASM883128v2, whole genome shotgun sequence, the genomic stretch TGGATTTAGGTGTTCTGCCAAGGTCTTATTCGTGGAGTTGCTTTTTCATCCATTAACGTTGCTGCTCTTTCTTCATCTAATGCGTCTTCTCTTGTTCTGCTGTCATATGTAACTCTAGATTATGAAACATGTTACTTTACATGTTCTTGTTGTGCTTTTTCTGGTGCATATATTATAATAggtatgattttaaaattttaggccaattttttgcattttgatgTCATCATCATTTCTATGTAGAGCCAGAGAATACTGGAGACTTCAATTTAAGAGAGTTTATCTTGTCAGTGTAGTATGAAGTGGATTAGAAGCAAGTTAGTCCAAGATGTATACAGtgcatttttatgaaaattagaGAAAATGGGTCTAATTCCTAAATCCTGAGATGTATATAACAACATgtaatttcttctatttttttggcATGTCTCTGAATGTGATATACTCctaatcattgtcacaaaaaattcgtattttttattgtttttttatttttttataattttcgggatttattaaatgttttaaaaaattttaaaaatttgccgagatttttccGAGttattcccgagatatacaacttttggtattatactcgagaaattcctcaccgtataatacccgtacacgatatatgtggcAATGCTCCTAATTCATGAAGGTATCTAAGTTGGGATTTAAGATGTCAAAAGGTAAGCTAGAAGCGATACCAATGGCATATTTCAAGGGAAAGCAACTAACATTTCTTTACAATAGAaggttgtaacttgtaagtaACATATATTGCTTCATGGACATGATGTTGACAATGTCTGACATGAACTTGATCGTTTACGGAAGGGCTTTGTTATATCTAGTGCTGATATCAATTTTCTTGTCATGTTTGCACAAATGTGCAGAGACTAGACAAATTATTGGTGTATCAGGCACCTTAGTCAAGggtttcttctttatttttggtATGTGTCTGAATGCGATATACTCCTAATTCATCAAGGTATCTAAGTTGGGATTTAAGATGTCAAAAGGTAAGCTAGAAGCCATACCAATGGCATATTTCAAGAGAAAGCAACTCACACGATAGAAGGTTGTAAGAAACATATATTGCTTCATGGACATGATCTTGACAATGTCTGACTTGAACTTGTTCGTTTATGGAAGGGCTTTATTATATCTAGTGCTGATGTCAATCTGCTTGTCATGTTTGCACAAATGTGCAGATACTATACAAGTTGTTGGTGTATCAGGCACCTTAGTCAAGGCTTCACATTTAGTTACTCAGATGTATCCTGTTCGGTTGCCTATCATAATCAGCATGATCAGTCAAGTGAAATCGGGTGCTATGTTAGGCACAAAGATAAAAGAGACTCCACCATGTCTTTACATGGCAAAGAATGGTTCCTTGTGAAGTCAATCCATGATGGAAGAGTGTTGTTAGATATTCTATTTCTGTATGAGCCTCTAGGAATTCCATGGATGTTTTATGGCTGCCAATCGAATGACCTGCCTGTATTGTTTGGACTGGCATCTGCAACATGTGGTCCAATTGCGTTTagcaaatttttgaaaaatggtcCAACTTAACATTGATAATGATAAGTACGTGGAAACAAATGATACTTTTTGACTGATTGAAGGTCATCCATTTCGTATTTGAGTTCTCCTGTTTTGTTTCTCCTGTTGTTTCACATTTATTAACATCTCTTGTTGTTTTTCATAGTTCTATGCATGCCAGATCTGCATCACCATCTTATCAAGTAACTCTTTTATGTCTGTTGACTTGGGGGAGTTGATAGTTGCTATTTCCTTTTAGATTTCTTGGACTCTGATATTTGTGAATATGGAATCAACATCCTTGTTGAGGGATTTAACCATGCCATGGCATAAAATAGATTAGCCTACACTTAACTGTCTGTTTTCCCACTACATAGAATAACCACTTCTGCTAAATGTATAGTCACCAGTTTATTTGCATATTGTTGTGGCACATCCAGTTCCAGTACATACTCTTGTGACCTGGGTTGTGTTTACTATTAACTGATTACTTGGATCCTATGACCCAAACTGCACTATCTATGATTGGACAGGTAGAATATGCGGAGAGCAAACATGCATAGCAGTTCTCGGTTTATCTTATAATGCTTTTAGTCAtatgtcattttcctttttcttttctccagaTATTGTTTGATTTAGCAGTATATGGTGCTTTAGTTCGTCTACCATAGAGGTGGTCATTTCTCAGAGGCTTCCATCTTTTTGCGCATAATAAGATCAATGTGTGCATCCTGTCCTGTCTGCAACCTAAGCTTCCCCTTGCCTGAACTGGAAAGGTACATTGCTTTTCTTATATACTTtagtctttttaatttcttcttaaTTTATCTATTTCCTTAATAAACTGCGGGATTACCTCATGCCtttgtattttgtttcaaatgttCTTTGGTTGTTGATAACATTTACAGGCATGTCAATGATCATTTTGAGGACAATGAAATCTCAATGGATTCGGAGCTGGCATGGGCAATTGAATTGGCCCCATCGAGTCCTTTGTCAAAGGTAAGTGCTTGAGCTGGCATTTCTTCATCTTTGACACTGTTGCATATGTTATCTTAACTGGTATGATAACTTGTTTACAATCACAAATATGTCAGATGATGGAACTTCCTGATGCTTGGAAAATTTTCGTCTTTGCTTCTTTTATTGCATGACATACTACATATTTATACATAGATGAGCATATTTATCATCTGACATTGACACATAGTTTAGTTTCTTGCAAACTTACGGGACAACAGAGTATAGGAAAGAAACTGCCATTCAGTTATCTCATATTATTTATTACTATTTATCCATTTACTTCTTGGTGTATGCCAGATGCTACTCCATTGACCACTTTTACATTGACTTTTGCTATAAAAGAAATATTGTGAGTCTGCATCTCTATAAATCTTGCTCTTCCCTTCCTTCTGGATATGTTGGGTAAGAAATCACTTCAGTCAACTGATGAAGCATTTGTGTATTCACATTTCACATTCCATCCatttttcctactttttttctgttttaatgaGTATGTGATTCCAATTATGGGATGATACCTATGCAGTTAAAAGCACACTTAAGCACCCACCTAGGCTTACCTAGGCCATGGGGCCACCTTTCTTACTAGGCTATAATACCTAGTCACTAACTTAAAAAGTttgctccttttctttttcttcttctacatcttcctttctttgttcttccttttctcctttgttattctaatcttttttcttcctttctttctttctttgtttattgttCTTTAGTGCCTACTCCTTTTTGAAGGTTCACTTTCTAGGCCTTCATAGAGCTTGTGGCTACATAGAATAATATCAATTTCTAAGTCGCATGGATACGGCAGATTGGCCCCTGTACTCATCATGGTACATTTTGAATGTGCCTGGGTCTGACCTGATCCAAAATGCATTTAaaccctttttcttcttaacaaaagcatgaagttatatatatatatatatatatatagagagagagagagagagagctgatcCAAACCACATAGATtaaaccctttttctttttaacaaaacaCATGAATTTTAGTGGagttttgaatatatatatatatatatatatatatatatatatatatatatatatatatatatatatatatatatatatatatatatatgtatataatataggCATATTGCCATACCCATGTTTCTGAACTTTCCTTACCTGGACCTGCATCATCTTACTAGTACCCGAGCCCACGCCTGTACCCATGTGATTTAGATTAATTTGCACTTTTTATAACAGCATTCATAAACCGCTTTATATTATGTGCTCATAGACTTTACCGCCCTCCTCATttagaaataaagaaatgaatgaaattaaaGTTGAGGGTTTCTCAACTTCACAAGGATCAAGCTGGAAGCCTTTCATTTCAATGTAATGGATTTCCTGTAGACCGGACTTCTGCTCTAGCTTCTGTTTTAAAAAATAGGATTTGCCAGTATCTGTGAACACTTTTTATCTTGCACTGATCTTCCTCATCTTAATTGTTGGATGTtctcacattttgtttcttccatcttcttgttttattTGTCATTTAATTTCTTAACCCAGATTCATTTGTTTCTCCAGCAGGGTGAATTAAGCCTGGATGAAGGATTTTCAGGGAGATGGCTGCCATGTGCTGAGAACATGTCGGAAGGGCAGACTAGTAAGCAGAGTGAAGAAAAAGTTAAACATCTAGTTAGTTTACAATTAAGGAGTAAATTCTACCATGTTGAAGATGGTTTAGTGACCTTATTAAGAAACTGCCTGGAGTCAGATACCAAAAATCTATGCAGCATAATTTCTAGACATGTTGACCACTTTCAGAGTACCAAATCAGAGGATTCAGGTTGGGGTTGTGGGTGGCGCAATATTCAGATGATGAGCTCACACTTAATAACTGAGAGGAAGGATGCTAGAGAAGTTCTATTTGGTGGCTTAGGATTTGTTCCTGATATTGCTTCACTTCAACGATGGCTTGAAATTGCTTGGGAAAGAGGCTTTGACACCGTTGGTGCAAGGTCATTCCAGAACAGAATATATGGATCAAGCAAATGGATTGGAACGACTGAATGTGCTGCCCTTTTTCGTTCTTTTGGCCTCCGGGCAACGATAGTTGATTTTGAATGTGAGAAAGTCAATGGTTGTGGCAAGAAAAGATTTATGAAGCAGGTTCATGGACCAATGGACAAGTTTGTCACAAAATTTCACAAGACTACATCTCAAACAAATGGAAGCGAATACGCAGGTGCTGAACATTCTGAATCTCACATTCGTCCTCCATATTGTTTCCAAGAGAAAGATTCAATATCTGACACTTGCGAAAGCTATAATAGTACTGGTGACCATCATGCCCTTGTTGACTGGGTTTGGAATTATTTTGCTAGCGAGAATTATTGCAGCTCAGGCGGTGTTTCTGTGAGTAAGAAGACGTAAGTTATTCTGAAAATTTATCTCATTCCAATATAGTTGTGGTTACACACACCTGCAACATAAGCAAAAAGTATTTTGCTTATACGATCTCTGGCATGATACACGTTCCATTTAGACATAATCATGGAAATATTTTCTGACCGTTATCACACTGAAGTTGTGAGCAGGCCTTTGTATTTCCAGCACGATGGACACTCCAGGACTATCATAgggattcaaattcataaaaGTGTGGAAAAGATGTCAAGAGAATACAGCTTGCTGGTTTTAGACCCTTCTCAGGTTCAAATCTTGTTTATCTCTCTGTACTTAATTTCAGAATTCATGAATGTATGTAGGTCTTCTTTAGTGTTAGACCCTTCTTCGGTTAAGATCTTATAAAGCTTTCTGTACTTGATGGCATTATTTCAGAAATATACAGGGTTCATATAGTCCTTGGACTGAATAAGAGGATTATGTGGAATGATTATGAAACGTCTAACAGACTTGATTTATAGATTACGAAGTGCCACATTTAAAGTTACTTTTtccacacactatatatatatatatatatatatatatatataggttttcCATCTTTTGCCTGTTATATAATCTTCTTGTCAACTTATGAACATATTCAGATTCTTCTGTGATAAACAGAGAGTTTTTTAACGGAGTCCTTCATCGAGTCTCATGTTGCTCTGCTATTGTGTCCCATCTCTAGGGTTTTGAATCTTTAACTTCCTTAAAAGGACTATCTCTTGCTTCTTCACTTGGCAAAGGGCATAAAAATTAAGAAGTTCCAAGAAGTCTTTAGAACTTCGAGTTCTTCTAAGAAGCTCAACCAAAGAACTACCTTATCTTAATCAAAGGATATTTTAGTTGACCTCACTATGGCCATCCTAGTTGCAGAAGAAGTAAAAATGGGAAATACAGGATCTAGCGTTTTTCCTTTATTGAAGTCCAATATTAAGCACTTCTTAGCAAATGGAACAACTTATTCCTGGCAATGATGCTCTCTGCTAATTGACAACCTGATTTTTGTCCATAGCGAACTGTTGATTTGGAAAGTTCACTGAAAAGAAATGTTGGATGGCAGAGGTTGCTGAAGAGGGGAGTGCATACACTAAAGAAGCCACAATATCAGGTTATTCTCCATTCTTGTTATTTAGTTACTGATTGCTTCATTATTTTGGTGCATGCTAGACTTCTCATAGTTGATAATGTTCCCTTTTGTAGTTATGCTATGTGGATCCGGGAATTGCATTTGGGAAGGAATTGGAGCAGCTTAAGACAATCGACAGCATTCTAGTTGAAATCTGATGGCTTGAATATGTACATCTTAAATGTATATGTCTCACTTTTTGCAGTTTATGTTCTACTGTAAGTCGTTTACCATGTGATTAGGGATTCAAGAAAGTAATTATAGTTTCTTCAATGGCCACAGGTGtgattgttttgttttctgtcAAGTTTGCATGTGCTGTAAATGTGTGCATGCTATTGTCGGTTTCTCTTCTTGTACTTCATAGCTAATTG encodes the following:
- the LOC116261955 gene encoding uncharacterized protein LOC116261955 isoform X1, with the protein product MCASCPVCNLSFPLPELERHVNDHFEDNEISMDSELAWAIELAPSSPLSKQGELSLDEGFSGRWLPCAENMSEGQTSKQSEEKVKHLVSLQLRSKFYHVEDGLVTLLRNCLESDTKNLCSIISRHVDHFQSTKSEDSGWGCGWRNIQMMSSHLITERKDAREVLFGGLGFVPDIASLQRWLEIAWERGFDTVGARSFQNRIYGSSKWIGTTECAALFRSFGLRATIVDFECEKVNGCGKKRFMKQVHGPMDKFVTKFHKTTSQTNGSEYAGAEHSESHIRPPYCFQEKDSISDTCESYNSTGDHHALVDWVWNYFASENYCSSGGVSVSKKTPLYFQHDGHSRTIIGIQIHKSVEKMSREYSLLVLDPSQRTVDLESSLKRNVGWQRLLKRGVHTLKKPQYQLCYVDPGIAFGKELEQLKTIDSILVEI
- the LOC116261955 gene encoding uncharacterized protein LOC116261955 isoform X3, with protein sequence MCASCPVCNLSFPLPELERHVNDHFEDNEISMDSELAWAIELAPSSPLSKQGELSLDEGFSGRWLPCAENMSEGQTSKQSEEKVKHLVSLQLRSKFYHVEDGLVTLLRNCLESDTKNLCSIISRHVDHFQSTKSEDSGWGCGWRNIQMMSSHLITERKDAREVLFGGLGFVPDIASLQRWLEIAWERGFDTVGARSFQNRIYGSSKWIGTTECAALFRSFGLRATIVDFECEKVNGCGKKRFMKQVHGPMDKFVTKFHKTTSQTNGSEYAGAEHSESHIRPPYCFQEKDSISDTCESYNSTGDHHALVDWVWNYFASENYCSSGGVSVSKKTPLYFQHDGHSRTIIGIQIHKSVEKMSREYSLLVLDPSQRLLKRGVHTLKKPQYQLCYVDPGIAFGKELEQLKTIDSILVEI
- the LOC116261955 gene encoding uncharacterized protein LOC116261955 isoform X2, which encodes MCASCPVCNLSFPLPELERHVNDHFEDNEISMDSELAWAIELAPSSPLSKGELSLDEGFSGRWLPCAENMSEGQTSKQSEEKVKHLVSLQLRSKFYHVEDGLVTLLRNCLESDTKNLCSIISRHVDHFQSTKSEDSGWGCGWRNIQMMSSHLITERKDAREVLFGGLGFVPDIASLQRWLEIAWERGFDTVGARSFQNRIYGSSKWIGTTECAALFRSFGLRATIVDFECEKVNGCGKKRFMKQVHGPMDKFVTKFHKTTSQTNGSEYAGAEHSESHIRPPYCFQEKDSISDTCESYNSTGDHHALVDWVWNYFASENYCSSGGVSVSKKTPLYFQHDGHSRTIIGIQIHKSVEKMSREYSLLVLDPSQRTVDLESSLKRNVGWQRLLKRGVHTLKKPQYQLCYVDPGIAFGKELEQLKTIDSILVEI